One Dunckerocampus dactyliophorus isolate RoL2022-P2 chromosome 18, RoL_Ddac_1.1, whole genome shotgun sequence genomic region harbors:
- the LOC129170680 gene encoding myosin-8-like isoform X8 translates to MSDADMEIFGVAAAYLRKTERERIAAQNVPFDAKVAVFVPDSKHEYVKGKIKSQDGSMVTVVTLHQDDLRPMNPPKFDKIEDMALLTHLHEPAVLFNLKERYAAWMIYTYSGLFCVTVNPYKWLPVYNPEVVAGYRGRKRQGAPPHIFSISDNAYQYMLTDRENQSILITGESGAGKTVNTKRVIQYFATIASVGDSSKKEQLPGKVQGTLEDQIIQANPLLEAFGNAKTVRNDNSSRFGKFIRIHFGTKGKLASADIETYLLEKSRVTFQLLAERSYHIFYQILSNKKPDLIEMLLITSNPYDYPFISQGEITVLSINDSEELMATDSAINILGFTMEEKIGIYKLTGAVMHNGNMKFKQKQREEQAEPDGTEVADKVAYLMGLNSADLLKALCYPRVKVGNEYVTKGQTPQQVNNAMGALSKAVYEKLFLWMVTRINQQLDTKLPRQHFIGVLDIAGFEIFEMNSLEQLCINFTNEKLQQFFNHHMFVLEQEEYKKEGIDWEFIDFGMDLAACIELIEKPLGIFSILEEECMFPKATDVSFKNKLYDQHLSKHSIFQKPKPSKGKTEAHFSLMHYAGTVDYNISGWLEKNKDPLNDNVVQLYQKASLKLLSQLFATYASADGADVVKKSYKKKASSFQTVSALFRENLNKLMANLRSTHPHFVRCIIPNETKTPGSMDHHLVLHQLRCNGVLEGIRICRKGFPSRILYGDFRQRYRILNASAIPEGQFIDSKKASEKLLSSIDVDHAQYRFGCTKVFFKAGLLGLLEEMRDERLAVLMTRIQAVARGYVIRLKLKEMTKKRDSIFIIQYNIRSFMNVKNWPWMRLFFKIKPLLRCAEAEKEMQTMKEEFSHLKEELAGSETRRKELEEKTVVLIQEKNDLLLQIQAERENLCDSEERCEGLIKSKIHLEAKVKELSERIEDEEEINADITSKKRKLEDECSELKRDIDDLELIIAKVEKEKHATENKVKNLVEEVTTLEENLMKSFKENKSLQEVHQQMLDDLQAEEDKVNVLMKTKIKLEQQVDDLEGSLEQEKKLRAELERSRRKQDGDMKLSQETITDLENERQQMEERLVKKHLEISNLQYKIEDEQALTTQLQKQSKELQVRIEEMEEEMEAERSTRAKVEKQRLDLARELEEISERLEEAGGATTTQVEMNKKREAEFQKLRRDLEESTLQYESITAALRKKQADSVAELVDQIENLQRVKQKVEKEKNELKMEMEDMASHVESIVKSKSNLEKTCRYLEDQANEYKTKSDEAQQALSDYTTLNARLQTENCELSRLLEEKEGALGHMSRAKSVSGQQIEELKRLLDEGAKAKNSLAHSLQSYRHDCELLREQYEEEQEAKAELQRCLSKANSDVAQWRTKYETDAILRTEELEEAKKRLAQRLQESEELTEAANVKSASLDKSKQRLQAEVEDLMVELERSNAANATLDKKQRNFDKVLSEWKHKYEESQSDLEGSQREFRALSTELFKLKNSYEEALDHLESMKRENKNLQQEISDISENIGQSATMIHELDKAAKQAEQEKKDTQAALEEVESSLEHEEAKILHLQLELNQIKSEVDRKVAEKDEEIDQLKRNHQRTVDTLQSTLEAETRSRNDAVRVKKKMEGDINEMEIQLSQANRQASEATKQLRNLQIQLKDTQVHLDEALRNQEDTKEQLAIAERRNSLMMAEMEEVRTALEQSERSRKLAEQELMEVSERIQLLHSQNTGLLNAKKKTETELAQLQLEIEDMVQEARNAEEKAKKAITDAAMMAEELKREQDTSAHLERMKKNLETTVKDIQLRLDEAEQLALKGGKKELQKLENRVRELENELEAEQKRGSEAIKGVRKYERKIKELTYQSDEEKKNTVRLQDLVNKLQLKVKAYKRQCEEAEEKNSIHVTKFRKVQHELEAAEERADVAESQLNKLRAKSRDIVGKVE, encoded by the exons ATGAGTGATGCCGACATGGAAATATTTGGAGTGGCTGCCGCCTACCTGCGCAAAACAGAGCGAGAACGAATCGCAGCCCAAAATGTGCCCTTTGACGCCAAAGTGGCCGTCTTTGTGCCCGACTCTAAGCACGAGTATGTTAAAGGCAAGATCAAGAGCCAAGATGGAAGCATGGTCACC GTGGTCACACTGCACCAGGATGACCTTCGCCCCATGAACCCACCAAAGTTTGACAAGATAGAAGACATGGCTCTGCTCACACACCTCCATGAACCCGCCGTGCTCTTCAACCTGAAGGAACGCTACGCCGCCTGGATGATCTAT ACGTACTCAGGTCTCTTCTGCGTGACTGTCAATCCTTACAAGTGGCTTCCCGTCTACAACCCGGAGGTTGTGGCGGGCTACCGTGGCAGGAAGCGTCAGGGGGCCCCCCCACATATCTTCTCCATCTCTGACAACGCTTACCAGTATATGCTCACAG ATAGAGAGAATCAGTCAATCCTGATCAC TGGAGAGTCTGGCGCTGGCAAGACAGTCAACACCAAGCGGGTGATCCAGTACTTTGCAACAATTGCATCTGTTGGAGACTCGAGCAAGAAGGAGCAACTTCCTggcaaagtgcag GGAACACTGGAGGATCAAATCATCCAGGCCAACCCTCTGCTGGAAGCTTTTGGGAATGCCAAGACTGTGAGGAATGACAACTCTTCTCGATTT GGGAAATTTATTCGCATCCACTTTGGAACAAAGGGCAAGTTGGCATCAGCtgatatagaaacat ACCTGCTGGAAAAATCCAGGGTGACCTTCCAGCTTCTAGCTGAGAGGAGCTACCACATCTTCTACCAGATCCTGTCAAACAAGAAGCCTGATCTCATCG agatgCTGCTGATCACCTCCAATCCTTACGACTATCCCTTCATCAGCCAGGGCGAGATCACTGTGCTGAGCATCAACGACTCAGAGGAGCTGATGGCCACAGAC AGTGCCATTAACATCCTGGGATTCACCATGGAGGAGAAAATTGGCATCTACAAGCTGACTGGAGCTGTGATGCACAACGGAAACATGAAGTTCAAGCAGAAGCAGCGTGAGGAACAAGCAGAACCTGACGGCACTGAAG TGGCTGACAAAGTTGCCTACCTCATGGGGCTGAACTCCGCTGACCTGCTGAAGGCGCTGTGTTATCCTCGAGTTAAAGTCGGTAACGAATACGTGACCAAAGGCCAGACGCCTCAGCAG GTGAACAACGCTATGGGCGCCCTGTCCAAGGCTGTCTATGAGAAATTGTTCCTGTGGATGGTCACCAGGATCAACCAGCAACTCGACACTAAACtcccaaggcaacattttattGGTGTACTGGATATTGCAGGATTTGAGATTTTTGAG ATGAACAGTCTGGAGCAGCTGTGTATCAACTTCACCAATGAGAAGCTGCAGCAGTTCTTCAACCACCACATGTTTGTGCTGGAGCAAGAAGAATACAAGAAGGAAGGGATCGACTGGGAGTTCATTGACTTTGGCATGGACCTGGCAGCCTGCATCGAGCTCATTGAGAAG CCACTGGGTATTTTCTCCATTCTGGAAGAGGAGTGTATGTTTCCAAAGGCGACAGATGTGTCCTTCAAGAACAAACTCTACGATCAGCATCTGAGCAAGCACAGCATCTTCCAGAAGCCCAAACCTTCCAAAGGAAAGACTGAGGCTCACTTCTCCCTGATGCACTACGCCGGCACAGTGGACTACAACATCAGCGGCTGGCTGGAGAAGAACAAGGACCCGCTAAATGACAATGTGGTGCAGCTGTACCAAAAAGCATCCCTAAAGTTGCTCTCCCAGCTCTTTGCAACGTACGCCTCAGCTGACG gaGCTGATGTAGTCAAGAAAAGCTACAAGAAAAAAGCTTCATCCTTCCAGACGGTCTCTGCACTTTTTAGG GAGAACCTCAACAAGCTAATGGCAAACCTCAGGTCCACACACCCGCACTTTGTCAGGTGCATCATCCCCAATGAGACCAAGACTCCAG GGTCAATGGACCACCATCTAGTTCTGCATCAGCTGCGCTGCAATGGTGTGCTGGAAGGTATCAGGATCTGCAGGAAGGGATTCCCAAGCAGGATCCTCTATGGAGACTTTAGACAGAG GTACAGGATCCTGAATGCCAGTGCCATCCCCGAGGGACAGTTCATCGACAGCAAGAAAGCGTCAGAGAAACTGCTCTCCTCCATCGATGTGGACCACGCCCAGTACAGATTTGGATGTACAAAG GTCTTCTTCAAAGCTGGCCTTCTGGGTCTTCTGGAGGAGATGAGAGATGAGCGTTTGGCCGTGCTGATGACTCGGATCCAGGCTGTTGCCAGAGGTTATGTCATCAGGCTAAAGCTCAAGGAGATGACAAAGAAAAG AGATTCCATTTTCATCATCCAGTACAACATCCGCTCCTTCATGAATGTGAAGAACTGGCCTTGGATGAGGCTCTTCTTCAAGATCAAGCCTCTGTTGCggtgtgcagaggctgagaaGGAGATGCAGACAATGAAAGAGGAGTTCTCACACCTAAAGGAGGAGCTGGCGGGGTCAGAGACACGCAGGAAAGAGCTGGAGGAGAAAACAGTGGTGCTCATCCAGGAGAAGAATGACCTTCTCCTTCAAATCCAAGCA GAACGGGAGAACCTATGTGATAGCGAGGAGAGGTGTGAAGGTCTGATAAAGAGCAAGATTCACCTGGAGGCCAAAGTCAAAGAATTGTCTGAGAGGATAGAGGACGAAGAGGAGATCAATGCTGACATCACCTCAAAGAAGCGGAAGCTGGAGGATGAATGTTCCGAGCTCAAACGTGACATTGACGATCTGGAGCTGATCATCGCCAAAGTGGAGAAGGAGAAACATGCCACTGAAAACAAG GTCAAGAACCTGGTAGAAGAGGTTACAACTCTGGAGGAGAACCTGATGAAATCCTTCAAGGAGAACAAATCATTGCAGGAGGTTCACCAGCAGATGCTTGATGACCTCCAGGCTGAGGAGGATAAAGTAAACGTGCTGATGAAGACCAAGATCAAGCTGGAGCAGCAGGTTGATGAT CTGGAGGGTTCACTGGAGCAGGAGAAGAAGTTGCGAGCTGAATTGGAAAGATCTCGGAGAAAGCAAGACGGAGACATGAAGCTGTCTCAGGAGACCATCACGGACTTGGAGAATGAGAGGCAGCAGATGGAGGAAAGACTTGTTAA aaaacatTTAGAAATCAGCAACCTGCAGTACAAAATCGAGGATGAGCAAGCCCTCACCACTCAGctacaaaaacaatcaaaagaACTTCAG GTTCGTATTGAGGAGATGGAAGAGGAAATGGAGGCAGAGCGCTCCACCAGAGCCAAAGTAGAGAAGCAGAGGTTAGATCTCGCCAGGGAGCTGGAGGAAATCAGCGAGAGGCTGGAGGAGGCCGGAGGCGCCACCACCACTCAGGTAGAAATGAACAAGAAGCGTGAGGCTGAATTTCAGAAGCTGCGCCGCGACCTGGAGGAGTCCACCCTCCAATACGAATCCATTACTGCAGCTCTGCGTAAGAAACAAGCCGACAGTGTCGCCGAACTGGTTGACCAGATCGAGAACCTGCAACGAGTCAAgcaaaaagtggaaaaagagaaaaatgagcTGAAGATGGAGATGGAGGACATGGCGAGCCATGTGGAGAGTATTGTGAAGAGCAAG TCTAACCTGGAGAAGACCTGCCGGTACCTTGAAGATCAGGCAAACGAGTACAAGACCAAATCTGATGAAGCCCAACAAGCGCTGAGTGATTACACCACACTCAACGCGCGGCTGCAGACAGAGAATT GTGAACTTTCCCGTCTGCTGGAAGAGAAAGAAGGTGCTCTCGGCCACATGAGCAGAGCCAAATCTGTCAGCGGTCAACAAATTGAAGAATTGAAGAGGCTTCTGGATGAAGGGGCTAAA GCAAAAAATTCCCTGGCCCACAGTCTGCAGTCTTACCGCCATGACTGTGAGCTGCTGAGGGAGCAATATGAAGAGGAGCAGGAGGCTAAAGCTGAATTACAGCGCTGCCTCTCCAAGGCCAACAGCGACGTGGCCCAGTGGAGAACCAAATACGAGACGGACGCCATCCTGCGCACAGAGGAACTTGAAGAGGCAAA GAAGAGGCTGGCCCAGCGGCTGCAGGAATCCGAGGAGCTGACAGAAGCAGCAAATGTCAAAAGTGCATCACTCGATAAGAGCAAGCAGAGGCTGCAGGCTGAGGTGGAGGACCTCATGGTGGAGCTTGAAAGGTCAAATGCAGCCAATGCCACCTTGGACAAGAAACAGAGAAACTTTGATAAG GTCCTGTCTGAATGGAAGCATAAATATGAGGAGAGTCAATCGGATCTGGAAGGGTCTCAGAGAGAGTTCAGAGCCCTGAGCACCGAACTCTTCAAACTGAAGAATTCATACGAGGAGGCCTTGGATCACCTGGAGAGCATGAAGAGAGAAAATAAAAACCTTCAGC AGGAGATCTCGGACATCAGCGAGAACATCGGACAGTCGGCTACAATGATCCACGAGCTGGATAAAGCCGCAAAACAAGCTGAGCAGGAGAAGAAAGACACTCAGGCGGCTCTTGAGGAAGTTGAG TCTTCTCTAGAACATGAGGAGGCCAAAATCTTGCACCTTCAACTGGAGCTCAACCAGATCAAGTCCGAAGTGGACAGAAAGGTGGCTGAGAAAGACGAAGAGATTGACCAGCTGAAGAGGAACCACCAGAGAACTGTGGACACTTTACAGAGCACGCTGGAAGCTGAGACACGCAGCCGAAACGACGCAGTTCGGGTGAAGAAGAAGATGGAAGGGGATATAAATGAGATGGAGATCCAGCTCAGCCAAGCCAATCGCCAGGCGTCTGAGGCCACGAAGCAACTGAGGAACCTGCAAATCCAGTTGAAG GACACTCAGGTCCACCTGGACGAGGCGCTCCGCAATCAGGAAGATACAAAAGAGCAACTGGCCATCGCTGAGCGACGCAACAGTCTGATGATGGCTGAGATGGAGGAGGTGAGGACGGCACTGGAGCAGTCAGAGCGTAGTCGCAAGCTGGCTGAGCAGGAACTGATGGAAGTTAGCGAGAGGATTCAGCTGCTGCATTCACAG AATACCGGACTACTGAACGCTAAAAAAAAGACGGAGACTGAGTTGGCTCAGCTACAGTTGGAGATTGAGGACATGGTCCAGGAGGCGAGGAACGCTGAGGAGAAGGCCAAGAAAGCCATCACAGAT
- the LOC129170680 gene encoding myosin-8-like isoform X7 — MSDADMEIFGVAAAYLRKTERERIAAQNVPFDAKVAVFVPDSKHEYVKGKIKSQDGSMVTVEKDGGRVVTLHQDDLRPMNPPKFDKIEDMALLTHLHEPAVLFNLKERYAAWMIYTYSGLFCVTVNPYKWLPVYNPEVVAGYRGRKRQGAPPHIFSISDNAYQYMLTDRENQSILITGESGAGKTVNTKRVIQYFATIASVGDSSKKEQLPGKGTLEDQIIQANPLLEAFGNAKTVRNDNSSRFGKFIRIHFGTKGKLASADIETYLLEKSRVTFQLLAERSYHIFYQILSNKKPDLIEMLLITSNPYDYPFISQGEITVLSINDSEELMATDSAINILGFTMEEKIGIYKLTGAVMHNGNMKFKQKQREEQAEPDGTEVADKVAYLMGLNSADLLKALCYPRVKVGNEYVTKGQTPQQVNNAMGALSKAVYEKLFLWMVTRINQQLDTKLPRQHFIGVLDIAGFEIFEMNSLEQLCINFTNEKLQQFFNHHMFVLEQEEYKKEGIDWEFIDFGMDLAACIELIEKPLGIFSILEEECMFPKATDVSFKNKLYDQHLSKHSIFQKPKPSKGKTEAHFSLMHYAGTVDYNISGWLEKNKDPLNDNVVQLYQKASLKLLSQLFATYASADADVVKKSYKKKASSFQTVSALFRENLNKLMANLRSTHPHFVRCIIPNETKTPGSMDHHLVLHQLRCNGVLEGIRICRKGFPSRILYGDFRQRYRILNASAIPEGQFIDSKKASEKLLSSIDVDHAQYRFGCTKVFFKAGLLGLLEEMRDERLAVLMTRIQAVARGYVIRLKLKEMTKKRDSIFIIQYNIRSFMNVKNWPWMRLFFKIKPLLRCAEAEKEMQTMKEEFSHLKEELAGSETRRKELEEKTVVLIQEKNDLLLQIQAERENLCDSEERCEGLIKSKIHLEAKVKELSERIEDEEEINADITSKKRKLEDECSELKRDIDDLELIIAKVEKEKHATENKVKNLVEEVTTLEENLMKSFKENKSLQEVHQQMLDDLQAEEDKVNVLMKTKIKLEQQVDDLEGSLEQEKKLRAELERSRRKQDGDMKLSQETITDLENERQQMEERLVKKHLEISNLQYKIEDEQALTTQLQKQSKELQVRIEEMEEEMEAERSTRAKVEKQRLDLARELEEISERLEEAGGATTTQVEMNKKREAEFQKLRRDLEESTLQYESITAALRKKQADSVAELVDQIENLQRVKQKVEKEKNELKMEMEDMASHVESIVKSKSNLEKTCRYLEDQANEYKTKSDEAQQALSDYTTLNARLQTENCELSRLLEEKEGALGHMSRAKSVSGQQIEELKRLLDEGAKAKNSLAHSLQSYRHDCELLREQYEEEQEAKAELQRCLSKANSDVAQWRTKYETDAILRTEELEEAKKRLAQRLQESEELTEAANVKSASLDKSKQRLQAEVEDLMVELERSNAANATLDKKQRNFDKVLSEWKHKYEESQSDLEGSQREFRALSTELFKLKNSYEEALDHLESMKRENKNLQQEISDISENIGQSATMIHELDKAAKQAEQEKKDTQAALEEVESSLEHEEAKILHLQLELNQIKSEVDRKVAEKDEEIDQLKRNHQRTVDTLQSTLEAETRSRNDAVRVKKKMEGDINEMEIQLSQANRQASEATKQLRNLQIQLKDTQVHLDEALRNQEDTKEQLAIAERRNSLMMAEMEEVRTALEQSERSRKLAEQELMEVSERIQLLHSQNTGLLNAKKKTETELAQLQLEIEDMVQEARNAEEKAKKAITDAAMMAEELKREQDTSAHLERMKKNLETTVKDIQLRLDEAEQLALKGGKKELQKLENRVRELENELEAEQKRGSEAIKGVRKYERKIKELTYQSDEEKKNTVRLQDLVNKLQLKVKAYKRQCEEAEEKNSIHVTKFRKVQHELEAAEERADVAESQLNKLRAKSRDIVGKVE, encoded by the exons ATGAGTGATGCCGACATGGAAATATTTGGAGTGGCTGCCGCCTACCTGCGCAAAACAGAGCGAGAACGAATCGCAGCCCAAAATGTGCCCTTTGACGCCAAAGTGGCCGTCTTTGTGCCCGACTCTAAGCACGAGTATGTTAAAGGCAAGATCAAGAGCCAAGATGGAAGCATGGTCACCGTGGAGAAGGACGGCGGCAGG GTGGTCACACTGCACCAGGATGACCTTCGCCCCATGAACCCACCAAAGTTTGACAAGATAGAAGACATGGCTCTGCTCACACACCTCCATGAACCCGCCGTGCTCTTCAACCTGAAGGAACGCTACGCCGCCTGGATGATCTAT ACGTACTCAGGTCTCTTCTGCGTGACTGTCAATCCTTACAAGTGGCTTCCCGTCTACAACCCGGAGGTTGTGGCGGGCTACCGTGGCAGGAAGCGTCAGGGGGCCCCCCCACATATCTTCTCCATCTCTGACAACGCTTACCAGTATATGCTCACAG ATAGAGAGAATCAGTCAATCCTGATCAC TGGAGAGTCTGGCGCTGGCAAGACAGTCAACACCAAGCGGGTGATCCAGTACTTTGCAACAATTGCATCTGTTGGAGACTCGAGCAAGAAGGAGCAACTTCCTggcaaa GGAACACTGGAGGATCAAATCATCCAGGCCAACCCTCTGCTGGAAGCTTTTGGGAATGCCAAGACTGTGAGGAATGACAACTCTTCTCGATTT GGGAAATTTATTCGCATCCACTTTGGAACAAAGGGCAAGTTGGCATCAGCtgatatagaaacat ACCTGCTGGAAAAATCCAGGGTGACCTTCCAGCTTCTAGCTGAGAGGAGCTACCACATCTTCTACCAGATCCTGTCAAACAAGAAGCCTGATCTCATCG agatgCTGCTGATCACCTCCAATCCTTACGACTATCCCTTCATCAGCCAGGGCGAGATCACTGTGCTGAGCATCAACGACTCAGAGGAGCTGATGGCCACAGAC AGTGCCATTAACATCCTGGGATTCACCATGGAGGAGAAAATTGGCATCTACAAGCTGACTGGAGCTGTGATGCACAACGGAAACATGAAGTTCAAGCAGAAGCAGCGTGAGGAACAAGCAGAACCTGACGGCACTGAAG TGGCTGACAAAGTTGCCTACCTCATGGGGCTGAACTCCGCTGACCTGCTGAAGGCGCTGTGTTATCCTCGAGTTAAAGTCGGTAACGAATACGTGACCAAAGGCCAGACGCCTCAGCAG GTGAACAACGCTATGGGCGCCCTGTCCAAGGCTGTCTATGAGAAATTGTTCCTGTGGATGGTCACCAGGATCAACCAGCAACTCGACACTAAACtcccaaggcaacattttattGGTGTACTGGATATTGCAGGATTTGAGATTTTTGAG ATGAACAGTCTGGAGCAGCTGTGTATCAACTTCACCAATGAGAAGCTGCAGCAGTTCTTCAACCACCACATGTTTGTGCTGGAGCAAGAAGAATACAAGAAGGAAGGGATCGACTGGGAGTTCATTGACTTTGGCATGGACCTGGCAGCCTGCATCGAGCTCATTGAGAAG CCACTGGGTATTTTCTCCATTCTGGAAGAGGAGTGTATGTTTCCAAAGGCGACAGATGTGTCCTTCAAGAACAAACTCTACGATCAGCATCTGAGCAAGCACAGCATCTTCCAGAAGCCCAAACCTTCCAAAGGAAAGACTGAGGCTCACTTCTCCCTGATGCACTACGCCGGCACAGTGGACTACAACATCAGCGGCTGGCTGGAGAAGAACAAGGACCCGCTAAATGACAATGTGGTGCAGCTGTACCAAAAAGCATCCCTAAAGTTGCTCTCCCAGCTCTTTGCAACGTACGCCTCAGCTGACG CTGATGTAGTCAAGAAAAGCTACAAGAAAAAAGCTTCATCCTTCCAGACGGTCTCTGCACTTTTTAGG GAGAACCTCAACAAGCTAATGGCAAACCTCAGGTCCACACACCCGCACTTTGTCAGGTGCATCATCCCCAATGAGACCAAGACTCCAG GGTCAATGGACCACCATCTAGTTCTGCATCAGCTGCGCTGCAATGGTGTGCTGGAAGGTATCAGGATCTGCAGGAAGGGATTCCCAAGCAGGATCCTCTATGGAGACTTTAGACAGAG GTACAGGATCCTGAATGCCAGTGCCATCCCCGAGGGACAGTTCATCGACAGCAAGAAAGCGTCAGAGAAACTGCTCTCCTCCATCGATGTGGACCACGCCCAGTACAGATTTGGATGTACAAAG GTCTTCTTCAAAGCTGGCCTTCTGGGTCTTCTGGAGGAGATGAGAGATGAGCGTTTGGCCGTGCTGATGACTCGGATCCAGGCTGTTGCCAGAGGTTATGTCATCAGGCTAAAGCTCAAGGAGATGACAAAGAAAAG AGATTCCATTTTCATCATCCAGTACAACATCCGCTCCTTCATGAATGTGAAGAACTGGCCTTGGATGAGGCTCTTCTTCAAGATCAAGCCTCTGTTGCggtgtgcagaggctgagaaGGAGATGCAGACAATGAAAGAGGAGTTCTCACACCTAAAGGAGGAGCTGGCGGGGTCAGAGACACGCAGGAAAGAGCTGGAGGAGAAAACAGTGGTGCTCATCCAGGAGAAGAATGACCTTCTCCTTCAAATCCAAGCA GAACGGGAGAACCTATGTGATAGCGAGGAGAGGTGTGAAGGTCTGATAAAGAGCAAGATTCACCTGGAGGCCAAAGTCAAAGAATTGTCTGAGAGGATAGAGGACGAAGAGGAGATCAATGCTGACATCACCTCAAAGAAGCGGAAGCTGGAGGATGAATGTTCCGAGCTCAAACGTGACATTGACGATCTGGAGCTGATCATCGCCAAAGTGGAGAAGGAGAAACATGCCACTGAAAACAAG GTCAAGAACCTGGTAGAAGAGGTTACAACTCTGGAGGAGAACCTGATGAAATCCTTCAAGGAGAACAAATCATTGCAGGAGGTTCACCAGCAGATGCTTGATGACCTCCAGGCTGAGGAGGATAAAGTAAACGTGCTGATGAAGACCAAGATCAAGCTGGAGCAGCAGGTTGATGAT CTGGAGGGTTCACTGGAGCAGGAGAAGAAGTTGCGAGCTGAATTGGAAAGATCTCGGAGAAAGCAAGACGGAGACATGAAGCTGTCTCAGGAGACCATCACGGACTTGGAGAATGAGAGGCAGCAGATGGAGGAAAGACTTGTTAA aaaacatTTAGAAATCAGCAACCTGCAGTACAAAATCGAGGATGAGCAAGCCCTCACCACTCAGctacaaaaacaatcaaaagaACTTCAG GTTCGTATTGAGGAGATGGAAGAGGAAATGGAGGCAGAGCGCTCCACCAGAGCCAAAGTAGAGAAGCAGAGGTTAGATCTCGCCAGGGAGCTGGAGGAAATCAGCGAGAGGCTGGAGGAGGCCGGAGGCGCCACCACCACTCAGGTAGAAATGAACAAGAAGCGTGAGGCTGAATTTCAGAAGCTGCGCCGCGACCTGGAGGAGTCCACCCTCCAATACGAATCCATTACTGCAGCTCTGCGTAAGAAACAAGCCGACAGTGTCGCCGAACTGGTTGACCAGATCGAGAACCTGCAACGAGTCAAgcaaaaagtggaaaaagagaaaaatgagcTGAAGATGGAGATGGAGGACATGGCGAGCCATGTGGAGAGTATTGTGAAGAGCAAG TCTAACCTGGAGAAGACCTGCCGGTACCTTGAAGATCAGGCAAACGAGTACAAGACCAAATCTGATGAAGCCCAACAAGCGCTGAGTGATTACACCACACTCAACGCGCGGCTGCAGACAGAGAATT GTGAACTTTCCCGTCTGCTGGAAGAGAAAGAAGGTGCTCTCGGCCACATGAGCAGAGCCAAATCTGTCAGCGGTCAACAAATTGAAGAATTGAAGAGGCTTCTGGATGAAGGGGCTAAA GCAAAAAATTCCCTGGCCCACAGTCTGCAGTCTTACCGCCATGACTGTGAGCTGCTGAGGGAGCAATATGAAGAGGAGCAGGAGGCTAAAGCTGAATTACAGCGCTGCCTCTCCAAGGCCAACAGCGACGTGGCCCAGTGGAGAACCAAATACGAGACGGACGCCATCCTGCGCACAGAGGAACTTGAAGAGGCAAA GAAGAGGCTGGCCCAGCGGCTGCAGGAATCCGAGGAGCTGACAGAAGCAGCAAATGTCAAAAGTGCATCACTCGATAAGAGCAAGCAGAGGCTGCAGGCTGAGGTGGAGGACCTCATGGTGGAGCTTGAAAGGTCAAATGCAGCCAATGCCACCTTGGACAAGAAACAGAGAAACTTTGATAAG GTCCTGTCTGAATGGAAGCATAAATATGAGGAGAGTCAATCGGATCTGGAAGGGTCTCAGAGAGAGTTCAGAGCCCTGAGCACCGAACTCTTCAAACTGAAGAATTCATACGAGGAGGCCTTGGATCACCTGGAGAGCATGAAGAGAGAAAATAAAAACCTTCAGC AGGAGATCTCGGACATCAGCGAGAACATCGGACAGTCGGCTACAATGATCCACGAGCTGGATAAAGCCGCAAAACAAGCTGAGCAGGAGAAGAAAGACACTCAGGCGGCTCTTGAGGAAGTTGAG TCTTCTCTAGAACATGAGGAGGCCAAAATCTTGCACCTTCAACTGGAGCTCAACCAGATCAAGTCCGAAGTGGACAGAAAGGTGGCTGAGAAAGACGAAGAGATTGACCAGCTGAAGAGGAACCACCAGAGAACTGTGGACACTTTACAGAGCACGCTGGAAGCTGAGACACGCAGCCGAAACGACGCAGTTCGGGTGAAGAAGAAGATGGAAGGGGATATAAATGAGATGGAGATCCAGCTCAGCCAAGCCAATCGCCAGGCGTCTGAGGCCACGAAGCAACTGAGGAACCTGCAAATCCAGTTGAAG GACACTCAGGTCCACCTGGACGAGGCGCTCCGCAATCAGGAAGATACAAAAGAGCAACTGGCCATCGCTGAGCGACGCAACAGTCTGATGATGGCTGAGATGGAGGAGGTGAGGACGGCACTGGAGCAGTCAGAGCGTAGTCGCAAGCTGGCTGAGCAGGAACTGATGGAAGTTAGCGAGAGGATTCAGCTGCTGCATTCACAG AATACCGGACTACTGAACGCTAAAAAAAAGACGGAGACTGAGTTGGCTCAGCTACAGTTGGAGATTGAGGACATGGTCCAGGAGGCGAGGAACGCTGAGGAGAAGGCCAAGAAAGCCATCACAGAT